The DNA segment TGTCAATTTTTTTACCATTATTAATTAAATCATTCTTAAGTAGACCTTCTTTTTTAAAATCAACTTTTTCAAACAACTTTTGGGCTGGAGTATTATCAACTTCTGTATAAAGGTATATTTTTTGTAAACCCAATTCTTTGTAACTTTTTTCTATTAATAGTTTAGTGGCTATACTTGCAATCCCTTTTCCTTTAAATTTATTCCCACCAAGACAAATATAATACTCGGCCTTTTTGTTAATAACGTCGATATTCAATAACCCAATTAGGCCCGCTGGTTCACCATTATAGGTTATTGTGTAATCGACTCTATCAATTCTATTCTCAAGTGTTTTAAACCAAGATATGGTTTTATCCTCTTTTAATGGCAAGTCATAGTGGAGGTACTTATTATTTTGATCATCGTTTATCCATTGAACTTTGTAAGGCACATCTTCTTCTTGAAATTTCCGTAAAGAAATAGTCATACTATACCTCCCCAAGTTTATTTAATATCGGATGATTTTTTATCGTTATTATGAGTGTAAATACTTTCGCTTTTGAGCATTTTTAAGAATGTATTAAAAAGTATTTTAATATCAAGCCATATATTAAAATTTTCCACATATTCAACATCAACTGGTATTCTTTCGTCCCAAGGAACAGAGTTTCTTACTGTCACTTGAGTTAATCCTGTAATCCCCGGTTTCATTTCAAACCTTTTTCTTTGAAAACTACTATATTCTTCGAATTTATGTGGGTGTTGGGGTACTGGTGGTCTTGGTCCTACCAAACTCATTTCTCCTATGACTACATTCCAAAGTTGTGGGAGTTCATCTAAACTAGTAGCGCGTAATAATTTTCCGATTTTAGTAATACGGTTATCAGTTTCTGTTTTAACAAATAATCCTGTTCCTAATTTTTCAGCATTCACAACCATAGTTCTAAATTTCAAAATTTTAAATGATTTGCCTTCCTTGCCCAGTCTTTCTTGTTTAAAAAAAACGGGGCCCTTAGATGTCAATTTAATTGCAAGTGCAATTAAAATTAGGATTGGAGAAATAATTATTATCCCTATAAAACTACCTAAAAAATCTATTGTTTTTTTTATAATTAAATTAAAATTTCTCACAACTTATTCCCACAACCCTCTAATAATCTTCACTACTCTTCCTAACTGCTCATCCGTAATCTTCGTATCACTCGGAAGGCAAACCCCATTCTCAAACAACTTCTCCGAAACATCCGTACCCACAAAATCATACTTCTCAAAGAACGGTTGCATATGCATTGGCTTCCATACAGGTCTTGCTTCAATATTTTCTTTTTCAAGAGCTTCCATCACTTCAATCGGTCTAACCCTTCCGTACAAAGTCATTGAACTTAACCAATAATTCGGCTTATTCCACTCATTACTTGGCATAAAATCAATACCTTCAAGATGACTTAACTCTCTTTTATAAAAGTTGAAAATATAATTTTTCTTTGCTACTCTTTCGTCTAACATCTTGAGTTGTCCTCTACCAATACCCGCAACAACATTACTCATGCGATAATTATAACCCAACTCACTATGCTGATAGTGTCGTGCTTGATCTCTACTTTGAGTTGCCCAGAACCTAGCCTTAGCAATTCTCTCTTCATTATTAGATACCAGCATTCCTCCGCCAGAAGTAGTAATGATCTTATTACCATTGAAAGAAAAAATTCCATAATCACCAAAAGAACCAGTATGTTTTCCCTTATAATAAGTTCCTAAACTTTCAGCAGCATCTTCAATCAAAGTCACATTGTACTTCCTACAAAGTTCTACTATTTTATCCATATCTGCTGATAAACCGTAAAGATGAACCACGATAACTGCCTTCACTTCTGGGTATTTCTCAAAAGCTTCTTCCAATGCTTTAGGGCACATATTCCATGTCTCATAATCACTATCAATAAATACAGGAATTGCATTTTGATAAATTATCGGATTAGCAGTAGCAGAGAAAGTAAGTGTAGGACAAAACACGATATCTCCATCGTTAACATCAGCAGCTTTGAGTGCTAAATGGATAGCACCTGTCCCAGTCGTAAGTGCTGCAGCTGCTTTAGAACCCACCTTTAAAGCAAGTTCTTTTTCAAATTCATCGACATTCTTTCCGAGTGGTGCAATCCAATTGGTATCGAATGCTTCTTTTATGTATTCCATTTCAAAGCCTTCATCACTCA comes from the Paenisporosarcina antarctica genome and includes:
- a CDS encoding sugar transferase; this encodes MRNFNLIIKKTIDFLGSFIGIIIISPILILIALAIKLTSKGPVFFKQERLGKEGKSFKILKFRTMVVNAEKLGTGLFVKTETDNRITKIGKLLRATSLDELPQLWNVVIGEMSLVGPRPPVPQHPHKFEEYSSFQRKRFEMKPGITGLTQVTVRNSVPWDERIPVDVEYVENFNIWLDIKILFNTFLKMLKSESIYTHNNDKKSSDIK
- a CDS encoding DegT/DnrJ/EryC1/StrS family aminotransferase, which encodes MNDRIFLSSPHMSDEGFEMEYIKEAFDTNWIAPLGKNVDEFEKELALKVGSKAAAALTTGTGAIHLALKAADVNDGDIVFCPTLTFSATANPIIYQNAIPVFIDSDYETWNMCPKALEEAFEKYPEVKAVIVVHLYGLSADMDKIVELCRKYNVTLIEDAAESLGTYYKGKHTGSFGDYGIFSFNGNKIITTSGGGMLVSNNEERIAKARFWATQSRDQARHYQHSELGYNYRMSNVVAGIGRGQLKMLDERVAKKNYIFNFYKRELSHLEGIDFMPSNEWNKPNYWLSSMTLYGRVRPIEVMEALEKENIEARPVWKPMHMQPFFEKYDFVGTDVSEKLFENGVCLPSDTKITDEQLGRVVKIIRGLWE
- a CDS encoding GNAT family N-acetyltransferase, which codes for MTISLRKFQEEDVPYKVQWINDDQNNKYLHYDLPLKEDKTISWFKTLENRIDRVDYTITYNGEPAGLIGLLNIDVINKKAEYYICLGGNKFKGKGIASIATKLLIEKSYKELGLQKIYLYTEVDNTPAQKLFEKVDFKKEGLLKNDLINNGKKIDRFVYGLVIAEWINE